CGCTCTTGAAGTTTTCTTTCAACCACCCAGATGATATAATCCAAGCTCTGCAAGGTATATGCATTCCACATCATAAAAAACAGCTACAAGGAACTAGCAAATGTCTATGGAAATAATACCAACTTGAGTGAAAAACTACCAAAATGTTGTTAAAAACTCGCAGCATTACTTAACTACCTTAGCCCAACCCCCAAACAAAAATTGCTCGGTGAGTCATAACTATTCCCTTTTGTGGATGTTTCTGGTCATCAACTACGTAATAGTTTGAAGCTCAAGCAATAAACAAACTCTGCTGGATAAAGTCAGAAACTCTGATCTCCTCTCGATCATACTTCTTATAGGAACAGGGCAGCTCATCTCATGAACcactttaattttgaacagTACATTCACTTTCTAGAAACAGGATGTGATGCGCAAGctataaatgcaattaattatcTGCTGTTGTCGTGGCATcataatataaagaattatCAGAAGTGGGAACTGACCCTGAACAGAGTGCAGTGCAGAAATTCAATGTGACTCTGACTTTCCCTGTGACAACATGCGTGCTTACTCTTCCATCAGAAGCAACAACTCCACCCAAATCTTCAATTATCTGCATCAGCAGAACTTATTATCATATTCAAAGAAGATTACAGAAAAAAGAGCTGAGAAATGTTACTACTGAGTCGGcttcaaaattcacaattttGGGTAGACAATGAGACTATATATCGGAATAATTAACAACAATGCACAAGGAATGGACCTAGGTTTTCATCCGTGTAATCCTACAGAGAATCAATTTGATCTACATAATACTATCTTGAGTGGGTAATTAACTTCTGCAATGATAAACCACTACTACAATGAATCATTTCCACGGCTTAGCTTATTCTCCACATTCATACCACAGACTGTCAGATTACGAGGGCAATACCTTGGTAAGACGTGATTTCTTATCATTATCAGCAATATTCATCAGCATAACCCTGTAACCTTTTGGGTAGCCAGATTCTTCATTTGCGATATTCCCTGCTCtgctttcttcatttttgtcATGCATGCTATTACTCCCAGGGTTTGTTAGCAAAGCAGCAGGTGAAGGTTCATTTCTAGTTAAGCAGCAGTTTCTATCAggacaattaactattatccTGTCGCTAGTCCAAACAGGACAGCGAGAAGCCAACTGACAATCATTTGAATAGGAACCCTTCACTTTTTTTGACTTTAATGAGGTGCATGAGGCTTCCCACATCCTTTTCTTAGTTCCCTGTACTGAACAAGAGCAATCGCCCTCATCATAGTCATTTCCACCTTCCCTTGTTCCAGAAGCACTAGCCACAGCCACATTGCAAAAGCAGCACCATTGAACtgcagaaaataaatttcttaacCTTAGGACAATATTATTAGACAAAGTATTGATGCTCAGGATGAgaattaaagatatttaaaaaCGAATATCCTTAAAAAATGCTTAGAACTTTTTGAAAATGAGGTGGCTGACATGACCTCCCATTTTGCCAGACATGGTGTAATCATGTAGCACGCAACATAACTGTACTCATAAACCTCCTGCTTGGCTAAAGACCAAGATGAAATGAAGGCATCTCTAACTTAAGCAGGTCAAGTCTTAAGCATTCTATTCCGTCATTTATTTAGCTTTTTCTACCTGTCTGAGTgtttaaaaatcaatataaaatacacagacaaagatatatataaatcatgaTTCTTATTATTGCCAAAacaccaagaaaagaaatttaaatacttaccatcaactgaaaatttttcagtttCTAGTTTTATTGAGTCAGAATACCCACTATCAGCAACTCCATTATCTTCTTTGGAAGGTTCATGGCTCGCTACTATATGCCTTGGCTCTTGCTTTTCAAAGTTCAGCTCAGAAAGCTTCAGTGGCGAGCGTAGGGTTGATAGATTCACTGCTTTGGACGAGCTATCACTGTGAAGATGACACACCATTAGGGTTGAACCACCAGGAAAGCATAATGCTCTTCGAACATCAGCCTTGATTGGGAGTTTGCGAGCTCTGCCCTTCTTATCCACCTCACCAATCACAGTAAAACCCtgcatttttatgttttctgtATTTCACAACTGGAACAGCTAAAGGATAATGCATTGATTCCCTTAAAGGTGATTAAGGCAAAACCTAAGTAGCACAACACAAATTAAGAAAGATGAATAGAGTGAATGGGTTGAGGAAGAATTAGCCAATGCATCTTAACCACCTATCTCAAAACTAGTTGGTTCAAGAGTTACCTGTTTGACCCAAAATCCTTCAGATTCTTTGTCTCCCCAACAGAATAGAGTGCGAATACCTACACTCTGAAGTCTTTTTCTTAATTCCAAGTATAACAAGCGACCAAGTCCCTGAAGCTCATCAAGTATAAGTAAATTTCATACGAAAAGTCAAGCATGCAAGActcaaaatgatgaaaatgctGACTCTTAAACCTTGATTCAGGAAGGAGCAGACATCATTTAGGGAGGAAAAGATTACAGTATGTTCAGAGTCTGGTTTAATATATGTTTCCTTACACCATGTTACCCTAAACATAATGTTGGATACAGAGTTTAAGTAAGCACTATCTCATTATTTAGTACTACTAAATGCCAGAGCTTAAATGGGCAAGCAGCAAAGACAGAGAACCTTGTGTTGAAAGATTGAGTTAACAGCAGCAAGAGGAACCTCAGCATACTGTGTATCAGCTGGAATTATTTGATAAGTAAGCGCTGCAATGACCTATTGGAAAGGGGGGGAAATAAAGCAGCATAAGTAAAAAGCGAcccaattaatataaaattacatagtaTCCTCGTACACTTCAAAAATCCATAGATTAGTACAGAGGCAATCATATTACAACGATTGCACCCACTACAAGCATACCTCTCCAGGTTGCTTATCATCATTGGACTTGAGAAGTAAGGTGCAATATTtcctataaataaaatgaccAGATAGTTAGTTTACAAACACGGGCTACTTGAACTTCCAACAAAAGATTCTGAATACAAATGctgtaaaacaaaaagttcaaTTATGGCATATATCAGTTGAATATAACAGTGGCAGCAGGGCAGGGCACTAGCAGAATTTCCTAGTACATGGATGTGAAGTAATTATGGGATGCAAGCTTAGCCAGTCAACGAGACCAAAGAAGTGTTAGAATTTTTACCCATTTGTAACACATCGTTCAAGGAACATTGATTCCTTTCCGGTATTAGCAGCATAATTCATTGCAGGCAGCTCTTTCATGTAAAGAGTTAATACTTCCTGCAACACAGTTCAGCAACATAGAGAACCAAAttgtgtcaatttattttttcctcaaaattgTGTGGCAAGAATCATATTAATGTCTGCTGCGCAATACAAgcacaaacacaaaaacacacacccacacacatatCAACTCACACACGTCCACATATATAATAAGCTAAAGAATCTGACAGGGCCATGGTGGAACAAATACTGACATAAGAATACACTGTTTTGTCATTCATGTACTTCAAACTGCTGAGGCTCTTCAAAGTTTAATAACAACTTCAATTTAGCACAGGCATTCCAAATAAAAGTTCACCATTATGAGCATTGCAACAACTATACACATCCCTGTCTGAGTAATGGGTTGCTGAAAAGCATGCCTGtgtaaattttaagaattacaATGTGATTCAAACAGCTAACATATCTTAAGTTATATCCCTTATATCTTTACCCAGGTGAGGAATATCTTAACTCACATCCCAGTCAACAAACAACTGTTGACACTTGGATTCCCACGTAAACAAACTATAGTATAGGTCATCTTGAAATGAATCATTCACTCACCAGTACAGCAATTCACCAAATTGCAACAACATGCCAACAGAGGTTAACCTCCTATTGAAGTTAACAGAAGACAGACACGCATATGTAGTAGTGAAGTACCTGAAGAAGAGACTTGGTTTGGCCGTCCAAATCTTTCGGATTAGCAAgcacaaagtaaaaattaccTAGCAACAATAGTAATATCATTGCAAGatctcttaaaaaaaaaagaaaaagaaataatagaagaagttaaataaaaactgaaaaaaggCAAATAGAATAAATACCACATTTCTCAGGCCCTCTTCCTCCAAAATCACCATGATGCTCATTGACACTATCCACCACTACCACAAAGAACTTGATGCATAAGAAAAGACCATTCGAGAAACAGAACAAACCAACAAAGACAATCATTAACTACCTGATATCCTAATCTTGGCAGTTTTGGAGAGAGATATTTGCAGGCCGTCCCGACTCGATTCTGATGTGAAGTTCTTGGCTTCCACAACAACTTGGCAATTTCCTGAGAAATCAAATACGAAAAgaggataaaaaaataaaaacaggTGATGAGTCAAAACATTGTTTTCTCAAATTACCGATGGAGATTGGAGCTGATGTGGGAGGGGAAGACACGCTTCTTCTACCCCGCGGCATCGTATGGtgaaaagcaaaacaaaaaatggggAGATTCAGTGAACGGAGTGAGGGCTTTATAGGTTGGCGGGGacttcttgaaatttaatttgaaaacaagAAGGGGAAGAAGTAGAAAAGGCGTAAAAATTCACTGTTGGCGGGAAATGTGAAGGGCGGGTGACTCACGTCACCATTTTGCAATACTacgttttattttattttgtataaaaacaaaattaaactagGGTTAACTTAGTTACAATTTTTAGgagaaatagtatttttatcgTATAAGTTAGGCCcgcatcattttttattctatctGTTacagtattaatatttttagttatgtaaCTCACAAATATTAGCATAACTTTTATCCCATTACATCCAGATAATCTGATTTATGTTGGGTAACTTCTCACAAGTGACGGCTCATGAGGGCTTGATTCATTGGCCTAACACTTCTGATGCCCAACCCACCTTCCTGCTTTGATCTGCACACCTGCTGCCAAGAAACTTTAGCATGACCTGCACCCGACTGACCTTGCCATAGGAATCGCATAAACTTCCCCTCAATCTCCTTAAATACTGCTTTAGGTAATATAAATCCCAGTAAATATGCAATGACGAAAGAACAGATTTAATTAGTTGAGTTCGTGCTGCGAACGAGAGCTTACAATCTCCCCAACCATTGAttcatttatctatttttaaaagtaatggCTTGCAATTGTGGTTGTTAACTTAACCGAAATCAGCAGCACGCCAAAGATATTTAACAAATGTTAGTATTTTATGGCTCATGACCCAATTTAACTTGGTAGGCCTATTACCCGGCCCACTTAACCACTGACCCACCTGGAGGCCTTATCCTACCCTAAACCTAATTGATTCTaccctttcttcttcttctatgCGTCACTGccagtctctctctctctccttcaaCCTGCCATTCATGGTGGATTCTTCTTTCCTTCTCCACCGCCGTTAATGGCAGTCCTAGCCTGCCTTCTTCTACCGATTTCTTTGACCTATAAAAGGGGTCTTTACCCCTTCTCCTAAACTACCTTGAAACTGTGATATAATCCTTGAGATAtctctatcttttttttctgaGAAGTTCTAAGTGAACTAAGGTGACTGTGTGTAACGGGTTTTTGGGTTTAATCTCTGTGATCTTGTCTCTATGTGAGGAGCAACAGTGGGGAAGTTTCTGTGTGTGCGATGCCAAGTGACCGTGATCATCTTGACTGAATCTGACTTGTTCCTGAGCttctttcaaatatattattttattcatttatttctttaaatatctTGGTCGTTCTTTTGGATAATtagttgtgtaattatattatcaatgctgggtatattttttaatatcttgataggtaaaaattaatgtttgctTGAAGATTtgaagtgataaaattaaatttgaaagtttaataatattgagtttgattgctattaaatatgtagatttaacattttcttaagattattttgtaaattttataataactgatatattattttaaaggaataattatatttacacccctccATCGATTGTCTTTTTACACAAACGGGtaccttttgaaaaattacaaaagccACCCTGACAgcctataaaataaaaaaatgctcATATTGACTATGTCaacctttaaaataatttaaagaataaaaatacccttaaggtgtttctataattatcaaaaggtagAAGGGAcgtcaaagtaatatttatgaagatgagtaattttcatattacca
This region of Sesamum indicum cultivar Zhongzhi No. 13 linkage group LG4, S_indicum_v1.0, whole genome shotgun sequence genomic DNA includes:
- the LOC105159868 gene encoding uncharacterized protein LOC105159868, which produces MPRGRRSVSSPPTSAPISIGNCQVVVEAKNFTSESSRDGLQISLSKTAKIRISVVDSVNEHHGDFGGRGPEKCGNFYFVLANPKDLDGQTKSLLQEVLTLYMKELPAMNYAANTGKESMFLERCVTNGKYCTLLLKSNDDKQPGEVIAALTYQIIPADTQYAEVPLAAVNSIFQHKGLGRLLYLELRKRLQSVGIRTLFCWGDKESEGFWVKQGFTVIGEVDKKGRARKLPIKADVRRALCFPGGSTLMVCHLHSDSSSKAVNLSTLRSPLKLSELNFEKQEPRHIVASHEPSKEDNGVADSGYSDSIKLETEKFSVDVQWCCFCNVAVASASGTREGGNDYDEGDCSCSVQGTKKRMWEASCTSLKSKKVKGSYSNDCQLASRCPVWTSDRIIVNCPDRNCCLTRNEPSPAALLTNPGSNSMHDKNEESRAGNIANEESGYPKGYRVMLMNIADNDKKSRLTKIIEDLGGVVASDGRVSTHVVTGKVRVTLNFCTALCSGAWIISSGWLKENFKSGRFVDEMPFILIDEDYRKRYRTELKSAVLRAKASPNALLKGLDIWLATHVHPPTSTLSAIVKSAGGNVIRTQNEINEVSKTIFVACEEDMEEALSAVKLGIWTFSSDWLMNCIMKQELDLEAPQFAESL